One genomic window of Stieleria sp. JC731 includes the following:
- the rnhA gene encoding ribonuclease HI translates to MKQVKLFTDGACSGNPGPGGWAFILRCEKTGKELERAAGTPTATNNQMELQAVIEGLKALKEPCEVILYADSNYVLQGMKSWMAGWKSRGWKRKDGSKLVPVKNVELWQQLDQLMQTHTIQFEHVKGHSGHIENERCDQLAVEAYQRYLVKR, encoded by the coding sequence ATGAAGCAAGTCAAACTATTCACCGATGGTGCGTGCAGCGGTAATCCGGGTCCGGGCGGCTGGGCGTTTATCCTGCGTTGCGAAAAGACCGGCAAAGAGCTTGAACGCGCCGCAGGTACTCCGACGGCAACAAATAACCAGATGGAGTTGCAAGCCGTGATTGAAGGCTTGAAGGCGTTAAAGGAACCTTGTGAAGTGATTCTGTACGCCGACAGCAACTACGTATTGCAGGGGATGAAGTCTTGGATGGCCGGGTGGAAAAGCCGCGGTTGGAAACGCAAAGATGGATCAAAGTTGGTGCCGGTTAAAAACGTCGAACTGTGGCAGCAACTCGATCAACTGATGCAAACGCACACGATTCAGTTCGAGCACGTAAAGGGGCACTCCGGTCACATCGAAAACGAGCGTTGTGATCAGTTGGCTGTGGAGGCCTATCAGCGTTATCTGGTGAAACGCTAA